The Maridesulfovibrio frigidus DSM 17176 genome has a segment encoding these proteins:
- a CDS encoding HPr family phosphocarrier protein, with translation MTKNTITIQAEDGLHVRPAAEFVKMAKGFESDIKVSVDGKSASAKSLFKLQLLELVKGADVSIDATGSDEQEAVATLSNFLVSLK, from the coding sequence ATGACCAAAAATACAATCACAATTCAGGCCGAAGATGGTTTGCATGTCAGACCTGCGGCAGAGTTCGTCAAGATGGCTAAAGGGTTCGAATCTGATATTAAAGTAAGCGTGGACGGGAAGTCTGCCAGCGCCAAAAGTCTTTTTAAATTGCAATTACTGGAGCTTGTTAAGGGTGCGGATGTGTCCATTGATGCTACGGGCAGTGATGAGCAGGAAGCTGTTGCAACTCTTTCAAATTTTCTAGTGTCTTTGAAATAA
- a CDS encoding two-component system sensor histidine kinase NtrB: MSSNTSLTDLIGIEHNKLNFFQELQKNIEELTTINLQSEDQRREIAAILDGVTDVMMVLSENLEIISVNHVFEELFPGINPIGKTCYSLFRNVDKPCPECPAFRAISTNSVCKETAIFRVDSRNLQFDMVASPLKHPDLTENRILIFKRDVTLEKEYQAKFYQAEKMATIGVLAAGVAHEINNPMAAVAGFAEGIQRRLARLDESVPDDLADDLHDYTDTILKECSRCQDIVKTLLSFSRPVAADFLPVDINQVAKDTLRLLDHQLRKNKDINLTTELTTPIHHVHGDEAQLKQVILNLMTNAVDAAGDSGEIKLQTFTEGDNVGLRVCDSGCGIPPENIDLLFEPFFTTKSVGHGIGIGLSTCYNIVKDHNGEIVVDSTPEEGSCFTVLLPIK; the protein is encoded by the coding sequence ATGAGCTCAAATACATCACTCACAGACCTTATTGGAATTGAGCATAATAAGCTTAATTTCTTTCAGGAATTACAAAAAAACATTGAAGAACTTACTACTATCAACTTGCAATCTGAAGACCAGCGGCGCGAGATTGCAGCCATCCTTGATGGAGTAACAGATGTAATGATGGTTCTTTCAGAAAATCTGGAAATCATATCGGTTAACCATGTTTTCGAAGAACTTTTTCCGGGCATAAACCCCATAGGAAAGACCTGTTACAGTCTGTTTAGAAACGTCGACAAACCCTGCCCAGAATGCCCGGCTTTTCGAGCTATTTCCACCAACTCAGTATGCAAAGAGACAGCTATATTCCGTGTTGACAGCAGAAATCTTCAGTTTGATATGGTCGCGTCCCCGCTTAAACATCCTGACCTGACTGAAAACCGCATTCTCATATTCAAGCGGGATGTAACATTAGAAAAAGAGTATCAGGCAAAATTTTATCAGGCTGAAAAGATGGCGACGATTGGTGTTCTTGCCGCAGGTGTTGCACACGAGATTAACAACCCCATGGCAGCCGTAGCTGGATTTGCAGAAGGTATACAGCGCAGACTTGCCCGGCTTGACGAATCCGTACCGGACGACTTAGCAGACGATTTGCATGACTACACCGACACTATCCTGAAAGAATGCTCAAGATGTCAGGACATTGTTAAAACATTACTGTCTTTTAGCCGCCCTGTAGCTGCAGACTTTCTACCGGTTGATATCAATCAAGTGGCTAAAGACACACTTCGCCTTCTGGATCATCAGCTTAGGAAAAATAAGGACATAAATCTTACAACTGAACTGACAACGCCAATACACCACGTTCATGGGGATGAAGCTCAACTTAAACAGGTTATTCTGAACCTGATGACCAATGCCGTTGACGCTGCGGGAGACTCGGGCGAAATTAAGCTTCAAACATTTACCGAAGGCGATAACGTCGGTCTGAGAGTCTGTGACTCGGGTTGCGGAATTCCGCCCGAAAACATAGATCTTCTTTTTGAGCCGTTTTTCACGACAAAATCAGTGGGCCACGGGATCGGTATCGGACTTTCCACCTGTTATAATATAGTTAAAGATCACAACGGTGAAATAGTAGTAGACAGCACCCCCGAAGAAGGCTCCTGCTTCACAGTTCTTCTACCAATTAAGTGA
- a CDS encoding sigma-54-dependent transcriptional regulator: MPETYKILVVDDEESILKLLSKELTSSERVVHTANCAEKAREQVRKDRYDVIISDIRLPDGDGLDLLTEFKDMEPDVEVILITGHGKIDNAVEAIRIGAYDYITKPFRLDRVELVVDRAWQRVCLQRENRSYKHSQSGTDKTQLVGNASSIKHINHLIHKVAPTNVPVLITGDSGAGKDVVAHSIHLASERCGKPLIVKNCATLQKELARSELFGHTRGSFTGAMDNSDGLMTFAHTGTLFLDEIGELPMEVQASLLRVLESHNFRRVGEKDERTVDIRFLFATNRNLALEVEEGRFHEALFHRINVFNINIPPLKDRREDVPLLVDFFLTKLGQQMGQGEYSISEKAMKCLLSYYWPGNVRELRNVLERSIILSDNYVITANCLPKEIADQPERDSEIGVLSLERMEREHIIKALSFFNNNRQRAAEALGIGRKTLYRKIDKYNL; this comes from the coding sequence ATGCCTGAAACATACAAAATTCTAGTTGTGGATGATGAAGAATCCATACTCAAGCTACTGAGCAAAGAACTAACCAGCTCAGAGCGAGTCGTCCACACAGCCAATTGTGCGGAAAAAGCTCGAGAACAAGTACGTAAAGATCGTTATGATGTAATCATTTCCGACATCAGACTACCTGATGGAGATGGACTCGACTTACTGACAGAGTTCAAAGACATGGAACCTGATGTCGAAGTTATCCTCATTACCGGACATGGCAAGATTGATAACGCAGTAGAAGCTATCCGCATCGGCGCTTACGATTATATCACCAAACCGTTCAGATTGGACAGAGTTGAACTGGTAGTTGATCGTGCCTGGCAGCGAGTTTGTTTGCAGCGAGAAAATAGAAGTTATAAACATTCACAAAGCGGAACTGACAAAACGCAGCTTGTTGGCAACGCGTCCTCAATAAAACACATCAACCACCTTATTCATAAGGTAGCTCCTACAAATGTTCCGGTTCTCATAACCGGGGACTCGGGAGCGGGTAAAGATGTTGTTGCCCATAGCATCCACCTTGCCAGCGAGCGCTGCGGAAAACCGCTTATAGTTAAAAACTGTGCTACGCTGCAAAAAGAACTAGCTCGAAGTGAACTTTTCGGCCATACACGCGGCTCTTTTACTGGAGCCATGGATAACAGTGACGGCCTTATGACCTTCGCCCACACTGGAACACTTTTTCTAGACGAAATCGGAGAACTGCCGATGGAAGTACAGGCCTCGTTGTTACGAGTCCTTGAATCGCATAATTTCAGGCGTGTAGGGGAAAAGGATGAGCGAACAGTGGATATTCGCTTTCTTTTCGCGACCAACCGAAACCTCGCTCTGGAAGTCGAAGAAGGAAGGTTTCACGAAGCCCTTTTCCACCGCATAAATGTTTTTAATATCAATATTCCGCCCCTGAAAGACAGACGCGAAGACGTACCTCTACTTGTAGACTTTTTCCTGACCAAACTCGGCCAGCAAATGGGGCAGGGTGAATACTCCATCAGCGAAAAAGCTATGAAATGCCTGCTTTCTTATTACTGGCCAGGAAATGTCCGCGAACTTCGCAACGTGCTTGAACGCAGTATTATCCTATCGGACAATTATGTTATCACCGCGAACTGCCTGCCGAAAGAAATTGCAGACCAGCCGGAAAGAGACAGCGAAATCGGAGTGCTCTCACTCGAGCGGATGGAAAGAGAACATATCATCAAGGCGCTCAGTTTCTTTAATAACAACCGTCAGAGAGCAGCAGAAGCCTTAGGAATAGGGCGCAAGACTCTTTACCGTAAAATAGACAAATACAACCTATAG
- the ptsP gene encoding phosphoenolpyruvate--protein phosphotransferase, producing the protein MFSGISVSPGVALAQAVVLSNEPVSFDRSPVAAEFIEREIDKFKNAIAESVKQLTLIEAQVRKKMGDDKAAIFEAHLMLVEDEELSEAVIEKIKDRCFTAPAAVEDVISEHVSAMEELDDEYLKARAVDMRDLGQRIVLNCLGIAPQSLEIFDREVIIVAGELTPSQTAVLDSSKVMGIITERGSRTSHTAIMAASMEIPAIVGVEGATSAICNGDMIALDAEHNHIIVNPTPSQLEHVESQREQYMLECKQFEGGRDLPAQTRDGVRIKLAANIGSPADSGPALGKGAEGVGLYRVEFLFMETAEQPDEEMQYQAFKSVVEDMKGMPVVIRTLDVGGDKDLPYLDLPKEDNPFLGCRGIRLCFERPRLLLRQLRALLRAGVHGDVRILVPMISSLDEVRRFKEFLAEAQNSLEHEGIAHAKELPLGVMIETPAAVFLAPHLIHETDFFSIGTNDLTQYTLAVDRQNERIADLFEQLSPAVLLGIKHTVDAAREEGKPVCVCGQMAGDVNSALLLVGMGVEELSMSPVHIPRVKNAIRRQDLARLREIAKEVLGLSTATEVKMKLDEYWG; encoded by the coding sequence ATGTTTAGTGGAATATCTGTCTCACCAGGGGTGGCTCTTGCGCAGGCCGTTGTGCTGAGCAATGAACCGGTCAGTTTTGACAGGTCTCCTGTCGCAGCTGAATTTATTGAAAGGGAAATTGATAAATTCAAGAATGCGATAGCTGAATCCGTGAAACAGTTAACCTTGATCGAAGCACAAGTGCGTAAAAAAATGGGTGATGATAAAGCCGCAATTTTTGAAGCCCACCTGATGTTGGTTGAGGACGAAGAATTGTCCGAAGCCGTGATTGAAAAGATTAAGGACCGATGTTTCACTGCTCCGGCAGCTGTTGAAGACGTTATAAGCGAGCATGTTTCGGCCATGGAAGAGTTGGATGACGAGTATCTTAAAGCCCGCGCCGTGGATATGCGCGACTTAGGGCAAAGGATCGTGCTCAATTGTCTGGGCATTGCTCCGCAAAGTCTTGAAATTTTTGACCGTGAAGTCATTATCGTGGCCGGGGAGCTTACACCGTCACAGACCGCGGTGCTGGATAGTTCCAAGGTCATGGGAATAATAACCGAGCGGGGCAGCCGAACTTCACATACTGCTATTATGGCGGCCTCTATGGAGATTCCCGCTATTGTGGGAGTCGAAGGGGCCACAAGCGCAATCTGTAATGGGGATATGATCGCTCTGGATGCTGAACATAATCATATTATTGTAAATCCCACTCCGTCCCAGCTTGAACATGTTGAATCTCAGCGTGAGCAATATATGCTCGAATGCAAGCAGTTTGAAGGGGGGCGTGACCTGCCCGCTCAGACTCGTGATGGAGTAAGGATCAAGCTTGCTGCCAATATTGGTTCGCCTGCAGACAGTGGACCAGCCTTAGGTAAAGGGGCCGAGGGAGTAGGATTATACAGGGTTGAGTTTCTGTTCATGGAAACAGCTGAACAGCCTGATGAAGAAATGCAATATCAGGCTTTTAAGTCTGTTGTAGAAGATATGAAGGGTATGCCTGTGGTCATCCGCACGCTGGATGTAGGCGGAGACAAGGACCTGCCTTATTTGGATCTTCCTAAAGAAGATAATCCTTTCCTTGGATGTCGTGGCATACGGCTGTGTTTTGAACGCCCTCGTCTGCTTTTACGTCAGTTGCGAGCTTTGCTCCGTGCTGGCGTGCACGGTGATGTCAGGATTCTCGTGCCCATGATTTCATCATTGGATGAGGTTCGCAGGTTCAAAGAATTTCTTGCCGAGGCCCAAAATTCCTTGGAGCATGAAGGTATTGCTCATGCCAAAGAACTGCCGCTAGGAGTAATGATCGAAACTCCGGCAGCTGTTTTTCTCGCTCCGCATCTTATTCACGAAACAGATTTTTTCAGTATAGGCACAAATGATCTGACTCAATATACTCTAGCTGTGGATCGTCAGAATGAGCGTATAGCTGATCTCTTTGAACAGCTTTCGCCAGCGGTTCTTCTTGGTATCAAACACACTGTTGATGCCGCTCGCGAGGAAGGAAAGCCTGTTTGCGTTTGTGGGCAGATGGCCGGGGATGTGAATTCCGCTCTGCTTTTAGTGGGGATGGGGGTGGAAGAACTCAGCATGAGTCCAGTGCATATTCCACGGGTGAAAAACGCAATAAGAAGACAGGACCTCGCCAGACTTCGCGAGATTGCAAAAGAAGTGTTGGGGCTTTCCACTGCTACTGAGGTTAAAATGAAATTGGATGAATATTGGGGCTGA
- the tpx gene encoding thiol peroxidase, with translation MSERTGVITFLGNPLTLIGAEVKIGDEAADFSVTDNGLTPKTLEDYKGKVLILSAVPSLDTPVCDMETRRFNNEAASLGDDIAILTLSMDLPFAQARWCGAAGVEAVTTLSDHKEASFGEAYGVLIKELRLLSRAVFVVGKDGVVEYVQYLKEITEEPDYDAALDAAKKLV, from the coding sequence ATGAGTGAAAGAACTGGAGTAATAACATTTCTTGGAAATCCTCTGACCCTTATTGGGGCTGAGGTTAAAATTGGTGATGAAGCTGCAGATTTCAGCGTTACTGATAATGGTCTGACTCCTAAAACACTTGAAGATTACAAGGGTAAGGTTCTTATCCTGAGCGCAGTACCATCCTTGGACACTCCTGTGTGCGATATGGAAACCCGTAGATTTAATAATGAAGCTGCCAGCCTCGGCGATGATATTGCCATTCTGACTCTCAGCATGGATCTTCCTTTTGCTCAGGCCCGCTGGTGCGGAGCTGCTGGAGTTGAGGCTGTTACAACTCTTTCAGACCACAAAGAAGCATCCTTCGGTGAAGCTTACGGAGTTTTGATCAAAGAACTTCGTTTGTTGAGCAGAGCCGTTTTTGTTGTCGGCAAAGATGGCGTAGTTGAATATGTTCAGTACTTGAAAGAGATTACTGAAGAGCCAGATTATGATGCAGCTCTAGATGCAGCTAAGAAACTTGTTTAG
- a CDS encoding iron-containing alcohol dehydrogenase, giving the protein MQITKFAIPEVIFGNGSIKFLASCAQRLGAKRVFLVSDKGLESCGWVQQVMDLLAEAKLECIYFNDLTANPRDTQVHRGAELYHETNADVIIGLGGGSPIDAAKGIATIVSNGGKVSDYEGANRISHPLPPMIFIPTTAGSGSDVSQYAIISDKEREVKMAIISRSLVPNISIIDPELLVTKSRKLILASAVDALAHAIESYISRLASPFTEPQALNAIKLIAENLEAAANHKDPEALTQLAIASTAAGMSFSNAGLGVGHALAHALGGRYDVMHGMALPILLPSVMRFNIPSCKLKIATIARTINGASLCSIDEQAEQVCDSLQKMFEDLGVPMRLRDLVPDEADLEEICKVAVNDACAVPNPREANWQDLLGICKEAW; this is encoded by the coding sequence ATGCAAATAACTAAATTCGCTATTCCCGAAGTAATCTTCGGCAACGGAAGCATTAAATTTCTTGCCTCGTGCGCACAACGTCTAGGCGCCAAAAGAGTTTTTCTTGTCAGTGACAAAGGCCTTGAGTCTTGTGGATGGGTCCAGCAAGTCATGGACCTTCTCGCAGAGGCAAAACTCGAGTGTATATACTTTAATGATCTGACCGCCAACCCCCGAGATACTCAGGTTCATAGGGGAGCGGAACTTTACCATGAAACTAACGCCGACGTCATAATCGGCCTTGGGGGCGGAAGCCCCATTGATGCAGCAAAAGGAATAGCCACCATCGTCAGCAATGGCGGAAAGGTCAGTGACTATGAAGGGGCAAACCGCATAAGCCACCCGCTGCCACCCATGATTTTCATCCCTACTACAGCAGGTAGTGGTTCAGATGTTTCCCAATATGCAATCATTAGTGATAAAGAACGTGAAGTTAAGATGGCGATTATCAGCCGCTCACTAGTTCCAAATATTTCGATCATCGACCCGGAGTTACTCGTAACGAAATCGCGCAAACTTATTCTTGCCTCCGCGGTGGATGCACTGGCTCATGCGATAGAATCCTATATCTCAAGACTAGCTTCTCCATTCACCGAGCCACAGGCATTAAATGCCATCAAGCTGATCGCCGAAAACCTCGAAGCTGCTGCAAACCATAAAGACCCTGAAGCTCTTACACAACTTGCAATTGCAAGCACCGCCGCAGGAATGTCATTCAGCAACGCTGGACTGGGAGTAGGTCATGCCCTAGCCCACGCCCTTGGTGGACGATATGACGTTATGCACGGTATGGCCCTGCCTATTTTGCTGCCGTCTGTGATGCGCTTCAACATTCCAAGCTGTAAGCTAAAAATAGCAACCATCGCTCGGACAATAAACGGAGCAAGTCTCTGTTCTATAGATGAACAAGCAGAACAGGTCTGTGATTCGTTGCAAAAAATGTTCGAAGACTTAGGTGTTCCCATGCGCCTCAGAGACCTTGTCCCTGACGAAGCCGATCTGGAAGAAATATGCAAGGTCGCAGTAAATGATGCCTGTGCAGTTCCAAACCCAAGAGAAGCCAATTGGCAGGACCTCCTCGGAATCTGTAAAGAGGCATGGTAA
- the nagA gene encoding N-acetylglucosamine-6-phosphate deacetylase translates to MYALTNCTIFTGLEILTDSAVIIEKKHIMNVVKTNSIPQQAEVVDLNKAVLAPGFIDLQLNGCGGLFFNDDISEETLDIMTKAILPTGCTSFLPTLVSGPEKEIVKALEVVRKYRKKNGETVLGLHLEGPYISHKCKGIHNPDMLREPSDKIISLIAEYGAEVTRICTIAPEKVEPRYVKQLEKAGVRVSAGHSAASCSLARKMFKAGMSMATHLFNCMEPLQGREPSLIGAVYLEKPWTGIIADGVHVSWDNIELAKNILKNKLFCVTDATSAVRTDITEFVLGNQTVYVKDGKCATASGTIGGSMLTMDKAVRNCVNHVKIELAEALKMTSLYPARAIGIDSEYGMIAQYYHADLVILDHESLKVRSVIKSGRLHKF, encoded by the coding sequence GTGTACGCACTAACCAATTGCACCATTTTCACCGGACTGGAAATTTTGACAGATTCTGCGGTCATAATTGAAAAAAAACACATAATGAATGTGGTAAAAACAAATTCTATTCCACAGCAGGCTGAGGTCGTTGACCTAAACAAGGCTGTTCTCGCACCTGGCTTCATTGATCTGCAACTTAACGGATGTGGCGGACTATTTTTCAATGATGACATTTCAGAGGAGACTCTGGACATCATGACCAAAGCTATTCTGCCTACGGGCTGCACTTCGTTCCTGCCGACTCTGGTAAGCGGACCGGAAAAAGAGATCGTGAAGGCCTTAGAGGTCGTACGGAAATACCGAAAAAAGAATGGCGAAACAGTTCTCGGATTACATCTAGAAGGCCCCTATATCAGCCATAAATGCAAGGGGATACACAATCCGGACATGTTAAGAGAGCCAAGTGACAAAATAATTTCCCTTATTGCTGAATACGGGGCTGAAGTAACCAGAATATGTACCATAGCCCCGGAAAAGGTAGAGCCGAGATATGTTAAGCAGCTAGAAAAAGCCGGAGTAAGAGTTTCCGCAGGACACAGCGCAGCCAGTTGTTCGCTAGCCCGTAAAATGTTCAAGGCTGGAATGAGCATGGCAACTCACCTTTTCAACTGCATGGAACCACTGCAAGGACGAGAACCAAGCCTTATTGGGGCCGTTTACCTTGAAAAACCATGGACCGGAATAATCGCCGACGGTGTGCATGTATCATGGGACAATATTGAGCTGGCAAAAAACATTCTAAAAAACAAACTGTTCTGCGTTACCGACGCAACTTCAGCGGTGAGAACGGATATCACAGAATTCGTGCTCGGTAATCAGACTGTTTATGTGAAGGACGGCAAATGCGCCACAGCTAGCGGAACCATCGGAGGCTCAATGCTAACCATGGACAAAGCTGTACGCAACTGCGTCAATCACGTAAAAATTGAGCTTGCCGAGGCACTAAAAATGACCTCACTCTACCCCGCCAGAGCTATAGGAATTGATTCGGAATACGGAATGATAGCCCAGTACTACCACGCGGACCTAGTCATTCTGGATCATGAAAGCCTCAAAGTACGCTCGGTCATAAAGAGTGGAAGACTGCATAAATTTTAG
- the nagE gene encoding N-acetylglucosamine-specific PTS transporter subunit IIBC, with product MNILEGLQKLGRSLMLPIAVLPVAALMLRLGAGDLLDIPFIFKAGDAIFSNLPLIFAIGVAVGLSKDNAGASALAGAIGYLVFTAALGSLNEDLDMGVLSGIVMGMVAGTLYNRFYQIKLVEWLAFFGGRRFVPIATSGCALVLAYFFNFAWPPVQAGIDFVANWVIGSGPIGTFVYGTMNRLLIPTGLHHIMNNIVWFQFGDFTNAAGQVVHGDLHRFFAGDPDAGGFMAGFFPIMMFGLPAIALAMYKTARTEHRAQVAGILFSVAFTAFLTGVTEPIEYLFMFIAPVLYVFHAVLTGLSLALCSLFDIKLGFGFSAGAIDYVLNYGLAKNPLLGLGLGAIFFFVYYFLFVFAIKLFDLKTPGREDDAGIALVDISDEDTLNLAQACVRELGGLSNLISIDSCITRLRLEVNDPSIINDDGLKRCGAKGVVRVGKKGVQVILGTQAELVAMAMGGMKREESDLLESQSLTLFSPIEGEILPIEDTPDPVFAEKTVGDGVSIIPSGDTMCAPADGIIGKIFKTNHAFSMLTDDGIELFVHFGVDTVNLKGEGFTRLAEQGATVKKGDPVIRFDLALLTEKAKSVITPVVISNMDEFGEMTKVSGKVAAGDPILFIKKK from the coding sequence ATGAATATTTTGGAAGGCTTGCAGAAGCTGGGTCGTTCATTGATGTTGCCCATCGCAGTTTTGCCGGTTGCAGCTTTGATGTTACGCTTAGGGGCCGGAGACCTGCTTGATATTCCATTTATTTTTAAAGCTGGGGATGCAATTTTCTCCAATCTTCCACTGATTTTCGCAATTGGTGTTGCCGTGGGACTTTCTAAAGACAATGCAGGAGCTTCCGCACTTGCCGGAGCTATAGGATATCTGGTGTTTACTGCGGCCCTCGGTAGTTTGAACGAGGATTTGGACATGGGGGTTTTGTCCGGTATTGTTATGGGGATGGTCGCCGGGACGCTATATAACCGCTTTTATCAAATCAAACTTGTTGAATGGCTTGCCTTTTTTGGAGGCCGAAGATTTGTGCCGATTGCAACCTCGGGCTGCGCTCTGGTTCTTGCCTATTTTTTCAATTTTGCATGGCCTCCTGTTCAAGCCGGAATTGACTTCGTCGCCAATTGGGTTATCGGGTCCGGCCCCATCGGGACATTTGTATACGGAACCATGAATAGACTGCTCATTCCTACTGGATTGCATCATATCATGAATAATATCGTGTGGTTCCAGTTTGGTGATTTCACCAATGCTGCTGGTCAGGTTGTACATGGTGATTTGCATAGATTCTTTGCAGGAGATCCTGATGCAGGCGGATTCATGGCCGGATTTTTCCCGATAATGATGTTCGGTCTTCCCGCCATTGCCCTTGCAATGTACAAAACAGCTAGAACTGAACATCGGGCGCAAGTGGCAGGGATACTATTTTCTGTTGCTTTCACTGCATTTCTCACCGGGGTTACAGAACCAATCGAATACTTGTTCATGTTTATTGCTCCGGTTCTCTACGTTTTCCATGCAGTGTTGACGGGCCTTTCTCTCGCCTTGTGTAGTTTGTTTGATATCAAGCTCGGATTCGGATTTTCAGCAGGAGCCATTGACTATGTGCTGAACTATGGACTCGCTAAGAACCCTCTGCTCGGTTTAGGGCTTGGAGCAATTTTCTTCTTTGTTTATTATTTCTTGTTTGTCTTCGCCATCAAGCTTTTCGATCTCAAGACTCCCGGTAGAGAGGACGATGCAGGCATCGCTCTTGTTGATATTTCGGACGAGGACACGTTAAACCTCGCCCAAGCTTGCGTTAGAGAACTGGGTGGCCTTTCCAATTTAATTTCCATTGACTCCTGCATCACCAGGCTTCGTCTTGAAGTTAATGACCCGTCTATCATTAATGATGATGGTCTTAAGCGTTGCGGTGCCAAAGGCGTTGTTCGTGTGGGTAAAAAGGGCGTTCAGGTTATTCTCGGAACGCAGGCAGAACTGGTAGCTATGGCCATGGGCGGTATGAAAAGAGAAGAATCCGACCTTCTGGAATCCCAATCCTTAACGTTATTTTCTCCTATCGAAGGTGAGATTCTTCCTATTGAAGATACTCCTGATCCGGTTTTTGCTGAAAAAACAGTGGGAGACGGTGTGTCTATCATTCCTAGCGGAGACACCATGTGTGCTCCTGCTGACGGGATAATAGGAAAGATTTTCAAGACTAATCATGCGTTCAGCATGCTCACCGATGATGGGATTGAGTTGTTTGTCCATTTTGGTGTGGATACCGTAAATCTCAAGGGAGAGGGATTCACTCGGCTGGCTGAGCAAGGCGCAACCGTTAAAAAGGGTGATCCAGTTATCCGTTTTGACTTGGCCCTTCTTACCGAGAAAGCTAAGTCCGTGATTACTCCCGTAGTCATAAGCAATATGGACGAGTTCGGTGAGATGACCAAAGTTAGTGGCAAGGTTGCTGCCGGCGATCCTATCCTGTTTATTAAGAAAAAATAG
- a CDS encoding iron-containing alcohol dehydrogenase codes for MAVREQVNGFFIPSVTLIGIGAHKEIPARIRSLGGKKPLLVTDKGITAMGMTQQIVDILKAEGMDCVVYDETIPNPTDKNVADGVKVYKDSNCDALISLGGGSSHDCGKGVGLVVANGGTIHDFEGVDKSTKPMPPYLAVNTTAGTASEMTRFCIITDTSRKVKMAIVDWRVTPGIALDDPLLMMGMPPSLTAATGMDALTHAVEAYVSIIATPITDACAEKSIRLVSEHLRAAVANGQDINAREGMCYAQYLGGMAFNNASLGHVHAMAHQLGGFYDLPHGECNAILLPHVEQHNLIANLDRFCDMAEWLGADVSGMSKRDGAEACLTAIRQLSKDVGIPDGLIALGERYGKKVSEKDIPTMTANAQKDACGLTNPRCMTDEAVAAIYKAAL; via the coding sequence ATGGCAGTACGTGAACAAGTAAACGGTTTCTTTATTCCTAGCGTTACCCTTATCGGTATCGGCGCACACAAAGAAATTCCAGCTCGCATTCGCTCTCTTGGTGGCAAGAAGCCTCTCCTCGTTACTGACAAGGGAATCACAGCAATGGGCATGACCCAGCAGATTGTAGATATCTTGAAAGCTGAAGGTATGGATTGCGTTGTTTATGATGAAACTATCCCTAACCCTACCGACAAAAACGTTGCTGACGGCGTAAAAGTATACAAAGACAGCAATTGTGATGCTCTTATCTCCCTCGGTGGCGGTAGCTCACATGACTGTGGTAAAGGTGTAGGACTTGTTGTAGCTAACGGTGGAACAATCCACGACTTCGAAGGCGTAGACAAATCTACTAAACCAATGCCTCCTTACCTCGCAGTTAACACAACTGCTGGTACTGCTTCAGAAATGACTCGTTTCTGTATCATCACCGATACTTCTCGCAAAGTTAAAATGGCAATCGTTGACTGGCGTGTAACTCCAGGCATCGCACTTGATGATCCATTGTTAATGATGGGTATGCCACCGTCCCTTACAGCAGCAACAGGCATGGACGCTTTGACTCACGCAGTTGAAGCTTATGTTTCTATCATCGCTACCCCGATCACTGACGCTTGTGCTGAAAAATCTATCAGACTTGTTTCTGAACACCTGCGCGCAGCAGTTGCTAACGGACAGGACATCAATGCTCGTGAAGGCATGTGTTACGCACAGTACCTAGGCGGCATGGCTTTCAACAACGCTAGCCTCGGCCACGTACATGCTATGGCTCATCAGCTTGGTGGATTCTACGACCTTCCACATGGCGAATGTAATGCTATTCTTCTTCCACACGTTGAGCAGCACAACCTGATCGCTAACCTTGACCGCTTCTGTGACATGGCAGAATGGCTTGGAGCAGATGTATCCGGTATGTCCAAACGTGACGGCGCAGAAGCATGTCTCACAGCTATCCGCCAGCTTTCTAAAGACGTAGGTATCCCTGACGGCTTGATTGCTCTCGGCGAACGTTACGGCAAGAAAGTATCTGAAAAAGATATCCCAACTATGACAGCTAACGCACAGAAAGATGCTTGTGGTCTTACTAACCCGCGTTGCATGACAGACGAAGCAGTTGCAGCTATCTACAAAGCAGCTCTTTAA